The genomic DNA CCGAGCTCATCAAAAAGGGGATTCAGCACAAGGGATTCTCGTTGATCGATGTCCTCCAGCCTTGCCCGACCTTCAATCATGTCAATACCTTCAGATGGTATCAGGAGCGGGTCTATCACCTGGAAGAGGATAAGGAATTCGATCCGGGAAACCCGTTGAAAGCCTTCTACAAAGCCCGGGAGTGGGGAGACCGCATCCCGCTGGGAGTCTTCTACCTCCATCCAAGGCCGACCATTGAAGAGAATATCCCGGCCCTTCAGGCAGGCCCACTGTACCGGCAAAAGATCCAACCAAACAGGATTCTGGATATCATGGAGGAATTTTACGCTTCACCGGGGGAAAAACCCTGGCTGCGGGGGAGATGATTCATAAGGAAAGTGGTCAGTGATCAGTGGCCAGTCAGAATAAATACCTGTCTCTCTACCGGACACTTTAAAAAAAGTCTCAGCGGCCACAACAGGGGCTCCCTGCGTCATTCCCGCGAAAGCGGGAATCCGGTCGTCTACCTCCGGGGCAGAGGCCAGGCGCCGGGGGTCTGCGCCCCTACGGTGGGTACCTGCTCCTTGTTTTACCGATAACTGTCTCCTGTCTTTTTTACTGATCACTGACCACTAACCACTTCCCCTACCCCTTCAGCACGGCCAGGGGGGTCAATTTGGCGACTTTGCGGCTGATCCCTGCTTCGTGGGCGACTCTGACCACATCGGCCACATCCTTGTATGCCTCGGAGATTTCTTCCACCACGGTACGCTTGCCCGGCGAGCGGACCAGGATACCCCGGTCTTCCATTTCCCGGATGATGGCCCGGCCCTTGGCCACTTTTGCGGCCTGATGGCGGCTCATGACTCTCCCTGCTCCATGACAGGTGCTGCCGAAGGTATCGGTCATGGCTTTTTCTGTACCGAGCAGAACAAAGGAATACCGGCCCATATCGCCGGGAATCAGGACCGGCTGGCCGATGCTCCGGTAATCTGCGGGAATGAGCGGATGATGGGCCGGGAAGGCCCGGGTGGCCCCTTTGCGGTGGACGCAGACTTTACGTTTTTGGCCGTCGATGATAAATTCTTCGATCTTGGCTATGTTATGGCAGACATCGTAAATAAGATCCAGGCCAATATCCTGGGCTGACCGGTCGAGCACCTGCTGAAAGCTCTGCCGCACCCAGTGGCCCATCAGTTGCCGGTTGGTGAAGGCGAAATTGGCTGCGCAGGCCATGGCCGCGAGGTAATTTTTCCCCTCTTTCGACTGAACGGGTGCACAGGCCAACTGCCGGTCAGGAAGCTCGATGCCGTATTTTTGGGCAGCATCCAGCATGACATCGAGATTATCCTCGCAGACCTGATGCCCAAGCCCCCGGGATCCGGAATGGATCATGACCGTAATGCCATCCGGCTCAAGTCCGAGCACCCTGGCTGCCTCCATGTCGAATATTTCAGCAACCGAGGCGATTTCCACAAAATGGTTCCCGGAGCCTAAAGTCCCTATTTCAGGTCTTCCCCGCTCCAGGGCTTTTTTCGAGAGAAGGTCAGGATCAGCCCCGGCAATGCAGCCGCGATCTTCGATATGGGCAAGGTCCTGCTCTGCCCCGTATCCCTGCTGAACAGCCCAGGCAGCTCCCCTGGTCAGAACCTCGCGCTCGTCCGCAGGGCCAAGCTTCAGGTCTTTTCTCCGTGAACCTACGCCGGAGGGGATATTGCGAAAGAT from bacterium includes the following:
- a CDS encoding RtcB family protein, with amino-acid sequence MPEAAANPKVQKIDDYRWRIPREGKMRTDGIIYADQQMMEDIQRDMSLVQVANVACLPGIVGHSLAMPDIHWGYGFPIGGVAAFNLDEGVVSPGGVGYDINCGVQLMRSNLRKGDIQADLQKLIEAIFRNIPSGVGSRRKDLKLGPADEREVLTRGAAWAVQQGYGAEQDLAHIEDRGCIAGADPDLLSKKALERGRPEIGTLGSGNHFVEIASVAEIFDMEAARVLGLEPDGITVMIHSGSRGLGHQVCEDNLDVMLDAAQKYGIELPDRQLACAPVQSKEGKNYLAAMACAANFAFTNRQLMGHWVRQSFQQVLDRSAQDIGLDLIYDVCHNIAKIEEFIIDGQKRKVCVHRKGATRAFPAHHPLIPADYRSIGQPVLIPGDMGRYSFVLLGTEKAMTDTFGSTCHGAGRVMSRHQAAKVAKGRAIIREMEDRGILVRSPGKRTVVEEISEAYKDVADVVRVAHEAGISRKVAKLTPLAVLKG